In Saccharothrix syringae, the following are encoded in one genomic region:
- a CDS encoding transglycosylase family protein codes for MASYRGKHRPTTGSTSRGIAKVAVAGVIVGAPLGLAAGTASAQGSGVNWDAVAACESGGNWAINTGNGYYGGLQFLPSTWAANGGSGMPNQASREEQIRVAENVLASQGIGAWPVCGPKGLGGGGSAPVRSAPVQQAPVQQQQAPVQQAPVQQAAPAPVVVALPSSNPAGDYEIKAGDTLSKIADELKVEGGWTRLHELNKEFIPNPDLILPGQKIATK; via the coding sequence ATGGCTTCTTACCGAGGCAAGCACCGCCCGACCACCGGTTCGACCAGTCGCGGCATCGCGAAGGTCGCCGTCGCCGGCGTCATCGTCGGCGCCCCGCTGGGCCTGGCCGCCGGCACCGCGAGCGCGCAGGGCTCCGGCGTGAACTGGGACGCGGTCGCCGCGTGCGAGAGCGGTGGCAACTGGGCCATCAACACCGGCAACGGCTACTACGGCGGCCTGCAGTTCCTGCCGTCCACGTGGGCGGCCAACGGTGGCAGCGGCATGCCGAACCAGGCATCCCGCGAGGAGCAGATCCGCGTCGCGGAGAACGTGCTCGCGTCGCAGGGCATCGGCGCCTGGCCCGTCTGCGGCCCCAAGGGCCTCGGCGGCGGCGGCTCCGCGCCGGTGCGCAGCGCCCCGGTGCAGCAGGCCCCCGTCCAGCAGCAGCAGGCGCCGGTGCAGCAGGCCCCCGTGCAGCAGGCCGCCCCCGCCCCCGTCGTGGTGGCGCTGCCGTCCAGCAACCCCGCCGGCGACTACGAGATCAAGGCGGGCGACACCCTGTCCAAGATCGCGGACGAGCTGAAGGTCGAGGGCGGCTGGACCCGGCTGCACGAGCTCAACAAGGAGTTCATCCCGAACCCCGACCTGATCCTGCCGGGCCAGAAGATCGCCACCAAGTGA
- a CDS encoding MarR family winged helix-turn-helix transcriptional regulator yields the protein MTSEHEVPADELERFGAYARETSALTVMFHTRVAERMGLSPTDEKCLDLAMRAEGPLTAGRIAELSGLSTGAVTGVIDRLERAGYVRRVRDPHDRRKVLVEVTLADENRFSHLFEGARQTLLEVLGRFSPEERAVLERYNKAMIEVFRRHVVDA from the coding sequence ATGACCAGCGAGCACGAGGTCCCCGCCGACGAGCTGGAGCGGTTCGGCGCCTACGCGCGGGAGACCAGCGCGCTCACCGTCATGTTCCACACCAGGGTGGCCGAGCGGATGGGGCTCTCGCCCACCGACGAGAAGTGCCTCGACCTGGCCATGCGCGCCGAGGGCCCGCTCACCGCGGGCCGCATCGCCGAGCTGTCCGGGCTGTCCACGGGCGCGGTGACCGGCGTGATCGACCGGCTGGAGCGCGCCGGGTACGTGCGCCGCGTCCGCGACCCCCACGACCGCCGCAAGGTGCTCGTCGAGGTCACCCTGGCGGACGAGAACCGGTTCTCCCACCTGTTCGAGGGCGCCCGGCAGACGCTGCTGGAGGTGCTGGGGCGGTTCAGCCCCGAGGAGCGGGCCGTGCTGGAGCGGTACAACAAGGCGATGATCGAGGTGTTCCGCAGGCACGTGGTCGACGCCTGA
- the moaA gene encoding GTP 3',8-cyclase MoaA, whose translation MTAVELGLPAVRATPDTSARPGTPLLVDRFGRVATDLRVSLTDRCNLRCTYCMPAEGLDWLPKPDLLTDAELTRLIGIAVTRLGVTDVRFTGGEPLLRPGLEDVVAATAALEPRPRISMTTNGLTLARRAAGLAAAGLDRVNVSLDTLDPKRFRELTRRDRLGDVFTGLAAAREAGLEPVKVNSVLMRGVNEDEAVPLLRFCLEHGYQLRFIEQMPLDPQHGWDRDGMVTAEEVLAALRTAFTLVPEPGERGGAPAERWLVDGGPAVVGVIASVTRPFCAACDRTRLTADGQVRNCLFSRSETDLRALLRGGAADEEVADLWRANSWSKAAGHGIGSEGFSQPSRPMSAIGG comes from the coding sequence GTGACAGCCGTGGAGTTGGGACTACCCGCCGTGCGCGCCACCCCGGACACCTCCGCCCGCCCGGGCACCCCGCTGCTGGTCGACCGGTTCGGCCGGGTCGCGACCGACCTGCGCGTGTCGTTGACCGACCGCTGCAACCTCCGCTGCACCTACTGCATGCCGGCCGAGGGCCTGGACTGGCTGCCGAAGCCGGACCTGCTCACCGACGCGGAGCTGACCAGGCTGATCGGCATCGCGGTGACCAGGCTCGGCGTGACCGACGTCCGCTTCACCGGCGGCGAGCCGCTGCTGCGGCCGGGCCTGGAGGACGTCGTCGCGGCCACCGCCGCGCTGGAGCCCCGCCCGCGGATCTCGATGACCACGAACGGGTTGACCTTGGCCCGGCGCGCCGCGGGGCTCGCCGCCGCCGGGCTCGACCGGGTGAACGTCTCGCTGGACACCCTCGACCCGAAGCGGTTCCGGGAGCTGACCCGGCGCGACCGGCTGGGCGACGTGTTCACCGGCCTGGCCGCCGCGCGGGAGGCCGGGCTGGAGCCGGTCAAGGTCAACTCGGTGCTGATGCGCGGGGTCAACGAGGACGAGGCCGTGCCGCTGCTGCGGTTCTGCCTGGAGCACGGCTACCAGCTGCGGTTCATCGAGCAGATGCCGCTGGACCCCCAGCACGGCTGGGACCGGGACGGCATGGTCACCGCCGAGGAGGTCCTGGCCGCGCTGCGCACCGCGTTCACGCTGGTGCCCGAGCCGGGCGAGCGGGGCGGCGCGCCCGCGGAGCGGTGGCTGGTCGACGGCGGCCCGGCCGTGGTGGGCGTGATCGCGTCGGTGACGCGGCCGTTCTGCGCGGCGTGCGACCGGACCCGGCTGACCGCCGACGGCCAGGTGCGGAACTGCCTGTTCAGCCGGTCCGAGACGGACCTGCGGGCGCTGCTGCGCGGCGGCGCGGCGGACGAGGAGGTCGCGGACCTCTGGCGGGCGAACTCGTGGTCGAAGGCGGCCGGGCACGGCATCGGCTCCGAGGGGTTCAGCCAGCCGTCCCGGCCCATGAGCGCCATCGGAGGGTGA
- a CDS encoding helicase-associated domain-containing protein — protein sequence MSGTTLAEWLRAQDDAALVALLRARPDLATPPPADTTVLATRIGSRASVARACEDLDTLTLTVLEALLVLDADLAPVPVGALRALFGDLDVRPAVEALRQRALLWGDDDALATPPATRDAVNPFPCGLGRSVPALAGVDLDELSDEERRVLGALAAGPPVGQTRDAAHVTSLANARTPIQKLLARGLLVRRDAMTVELPREVGLRVRGDRPLGEVRVAEPPLGTTARDPSTVDSTGGGVALELSRHVENLVKGWSAEPPPVLRSGGLGVRDLRKLAKDLDVDERRAALLVELVVNAGLVADTEGTEPEWVPTTQADTWLVASIEQRWATLAQAWLDLPRLPGLIGRRDDRDRLLNPLAPELNRPAAPRDRRRVLEALAALPPGTAVTDPDGLAAVLAWRAPRRGGRLRDELVRWTVDEGTAVGVLALDAITAQGRTLLTEGPGPAAKRLGDALPAPVDHVLVQADLTVVAPGRLDPELADEIDLVADVESAGGATVYRVHEGSVRRAFDAGRSAADLHELFRSRSRTPVPQSLTYLIDDAARKHGRLRGGAAGSFLRCDDPVLVAEVLAHPAAERLELRRIAPTVLVSPQPLAEVLDQLRAAGFAPAAEGPDGRVLDLRERGRRTPAKGRRRSPQPPAASDEQLGELVRLVRAGDRAATTTGGTRVSVPGHLGAGPSATLALLQLAAKQGRNVLVDFVDGHGTAARRVITPQVVGGGVLEGVDVAYGEVRRFPLHRITSAALVEDDRE from the coding sequence ATGTCCGGCACCACCCTTGCCGAGTGGCTGCGGGCGCAGGACGACGCCGCGCTCGTGGCGCTGTTGCGCGCGCGGCCGGACCTGGCGACGCCGCCGCCGGCCGACACGACGGTGCTGGCCACCCGGATCGGGTCGCGGGCCTCGGTGGCGCGGGCCTGCGAAGACCTCGACACGCTCACGTTGACGGTGCTGGAGGCGCTGCTGGTGCTGGACGCCGACCTGGCGCCGGTGCCGGTGGGGGCGTTGCGGGCGCTGTTCGGGGACCTGGACGTGCGGCCGGCCGTGGAGGCGCTGCGGCAGCGGGCGCTGCTGTGGGGCGACGACGACGCGCTGGCCACGCCGCCCGCCACCCGGGACGCGGTCAACCCGTTCCCGTGCGGGCTGGGGCGGTCGGTGCCGGCGCTGGCGGGCGTCGACCTGGACGAGCTGTCCGACGAGGAGCGGCGGGTGCTGGGCGCGCTCGCCGCCGGGCCGCCGGTCGGGCAGACCCGCGACGCCGCGCACGTCACCTCGCTCGCCAACGCCCGGACGCCGATCCAGAAGCTGCTGGCCCGCGGGCTGCTGGTCCGCCGGGACGCGATGACCGTCGAGCTGCCCCGCGAGGTCGGCCTGCGGGTGCGCGGCGACCGGCCGCTGGGCGAGGTGCGGGTGGCGGAGCCGCCGCTGGGCACCACGGCCCGGGACCCCTCGACCGTCGACTCCACCGGCGGCGGCGTGGCGCTGGAGCTGTCGCGCCACGTGGAGAACCTGGTCAAGGGCTGGTCGGCCGAACCGCCGCCGGTGCTGCGGTCGGGCGGGCTGGGCGTGCGCGACCTGCGCAAGCTGGCCAAGGACCTGGACGTCGACGAGCGCCGCGCCGCGCTGCTGGTGGAGCTGGTCGTCAACGCGGGCCTGGTCGCCGACACCGAGGGCACCGAGCCGGAGTGGGTGCCGACCACGCAGGCCGACACCTGGCTGGTGGCCTCGATCGAGCAGCGGTGGGCGACGCTGGCCCAGGCGTGGCTCGACCTGCCCCGCCTGCCCGGCCTGATCGGCCGGCGCGACGACCGCGACCGCCTGCTCAACCCCCTCGCGCCCGAGCTGAACCGGCCCGCCGCGCCCCGGGACCGCAGGCGCGTGCTGGAAGCCCTCGCCGCCCTGCCGCCCGGCACCGCGGTGACCGACCCGGACGGGCTGGCCGCCGTGCTGGCCTGGCGCGCGCCCCGCCGCGGCGGGCGCCTGCGCGACGAGCTGGTCCGCTGGACCGTCGACGAGGGCACCGCGGTCGGCGTGCTGGCCCTCGACGCGATCACCGCCCAGGGCCGCACCCTGCTCACCGAGGGCCCCGGCCCGGCGGCCAAGCGGCTCGGCGACGCGCTGCCCGCCCCGGTGGACCACGTGCTGGTGCAGGCCGACCTGACCGTCGTCGCGCCCGGCCGCCTGGACCCGGAGCTGGCCGACGAGATCGACCTGGTCGCGGACGTCGAGTCGGCGGGCGGCGCGACCGTCTACCGCGTGCACGAGGGCTCGGTGCGCCGGGCGTTCGACGCGGGCCGCAGCGCCGCCGACCTGCACGAGCTGTTCCGGTCGAGGTCCCGCACGCCCGTGCCGCAGTCCCTGACCTACCTGATCGACGACGCCGCCCGCAAGCACGGCAGGCTGCGCGGCGGCGCGGCCGGGTCGTTCCTGCGCTGCGACGACCCGGTGCTGGTCGCCGAGGTCCTGGCCCACCCGGCGGCCGAGCGGCTGGAGCTGCGCCGGATCGCGCCGACCGTGCTGGTCAGCCCGCAGCCGCTGGCCGAGGTGCTGGACCAGCTGCGCGCCGCGGGGTTCGCGCCCGCCGCCGAGGGACCGGACGGCCGCGTGCTCGACCTGCGCGAACGCGGCCGCCGCACGCCCGCCAAGGGCCGCCGCAGGTCACCCCAGCCGCCCGCCGCCTCCGACGAGCAGCTCGGCGAGCTGGTCCGCCTGGTCCGGGCGGGTGACCGGGCGGCCACGACCACCGGCGGCACCCGCGTGTCGGTGCCGGGTCACCTGGGCGCGGGACCGTCGGCGACGCTCGCCCTGCTGCAACTGGCCGCGAAGCAGGGCCGCAACGTGCTGGTGGACTTCGTCGACGGCCACGGCACCGCCGCCCGCCGCGTCATCACGCCGCAGGTCGTCGGGGGTGGCGTGCTGGAGGGCGTGGACGTCGCCTACGGCGAGGTGCGCCGCTTCCCGCTGCACCGGATCACCTCGGCGGCGCTGGTCGAGGACGACCGGGAGTAG
- a CDS encoding NAD-dependent malic enzyme, which yields MPVPGPGYSITVRLEAPPSASAAGDLTTAVGRAGGVITAFDVVESHNDRVIVDLTCNALSANHAKDITDTLGLLPGVAVRKVSDRTFLVHLGGKIEVSSKVALRNRDDLSRAYTPGVARICQAIAENPDDARRLTIKRNTVAVVTDGSAVLGLGNLGPAAALPVMEGKAALFKKFAGVDAWPVCLDTQDTEEIIRAVELIAPVYGGINLEDIAAPRCFEIEARLREKLDIPVFHDDQHGTAIVVVGALRNALRVVGKKLSDCKVVVCGVGAAGSAIIRLLLKQEPGDVVAVDVDGIVHRDRPGLDDNLRSIAAATNKANVSGRLHDALVGADVFIGVSAPNLFGAEQVATMNHDAIVFALANPDPEIDPMEAQKHAAVVATGRSDFPNQINNVLAFPGVFRGLLDANAHRITDSMLLAAANAIADVVDGDRLNASFVVPSVFDNSVAPAVAEAVRKAAAGESREGGRA from the coding sequence ATGCCGGTCCCCGGCCCCGGTTACTCGATCACGGTCCGGCTGGAGGCCCCGCCGTCGGCCTCGGCCGCGGGTGACCTCACCACGGCGGTCGGGCGGGCCGGCGGTGTCATCACCGCCTTCGACGTCGTCGAGTCCCACAACGACCGGGTGATCGTCGACCTCACCTGCAACGCCCTGTCGGCCAACCACGCCAAGGACATCACCGACACCCTGGGCCTGCTGCCCGGCGTCGCGGTCCGCAAGGTGTCCGACCGGACGTTCCTGGTCCACCTCGGCGGCAAGATCGAGGTCTCGTCCAAGGTGGCGCTGCGCAACCGCGACGACCTCTCCCGCGCCTACACCCCCGGCGTGGCCCGCATCTGCCAGGCCATCGCGGAGAACCCCGACGACGCCCGCCGGCTGACCATCAAGCGCAACACCGTCGCCGTGGTCACCGACGGCTCGGCCGTGCTCGGCCTGGGCAACCTCGGCCCGGCCGCCGCGCTGCCGGTGATGGAGGGCAAGGCCGCGCTGTTCAAGAAGTTCGCGGGCGTGGACGCCTGGCCGGTGTGCCTGGACACCCAGGACACCGAGGAGATCATCCGCGCGGTCGAGCTGATCGCCCCCGTCTACGGCGGCATCAACCTGGAGGACATCGCCGCGCCGCGCTGCTTCGAGATCGAGGCGCGGCTGCGCGAGAAGCTGGACATCCCGGTCTTCCACGACGACCAGCACGGCACCGCGATCGTCGTGGTCGGCGCCCTGCGCAACGCCCTGCGCGTGGTCGGCAAGAAGCTGTCCGACTGCAAGGTCGTGGTGTGCGGCGTGGGCGCGGCCGGCTCGGCGATCATCCGGCTGCTGCTCAAGCAGGAGCCCGGCGACGTGGTCGCGGTCGACGTGGACGGCATCGTGCACCGCGACCGCCCCGGCCTGGACGACAACCTGCGGTCCATCGCGGCCGCCACGAACAAGGCCAACGTCAGCGGGCGCCTGCACGACGCGCTGGTCGGCGCGGACGTGTTCATCGGCGTGTCGGCCCCGAACCTGTTCGGCGCCGAGCAGGTGGCCACGATGAACCACGACGCGATCGTGTTCGCCCTGGCCAACCCGGACCCGGAGATCGACCCGATGGAGGCGCAGAAGCACGCCGCCGTCGTGGCCACCGGGCGCAGCGACTTCCCGAACCAGATCAACAACGTGCTGGCGTTCCCCGGCGTGTTCCGGGGCCTGCTCGACGCCAACGCGCACCGCATCACCGACTCGATGCTGCTGGCCGCGGCCAACGCGATCGCGGACGTGGTGGACGGCGACCGGCTCAACGCCTCGTTCGTGGTGCCGAGCGTGTTCGACAACTCGGTGGCGCCCGCGGTGGCCGAGGCGGTGCGCAAGGCGGCGGCCGGCGAGTCGCGCGAGGGCGGTCGGGCGTAG
- a CDS encoding GTP-binding protein: protein MGFAGSSPNAAEGARKPTTSAKIVVAGGFGVGKTTFVGSVSEIVPLTTEAVMTEASAGVDDLSATPNKVTTTVAMDFGRVSLDQDLILYLFGTPGQHRFWFMWDDLVRGAIGAIVLVDTRRLADAFASIDFFDDRQLPYVVGVNCFDGLLHHRIEDVREALTIDQSVPIVTCDARNRQSTKQTLITLVEHAMRQWMSVRAG, encoded by the coding sequence GTGGGCTTCGCAGGCTCTAGCCCCAACGCGGCCGAAGGCGCGCGGAAGCCGACGACCTCCGCGAAGATCGTGGTGGCCGGCGGGTTCGGCGTGGGCAAGACGACGTTCGTCGGTTCCGTGTCGGAGATCGTTCCGCTGACCACCGAAGCGGTGATGACCGAGGCCAGCGCCGGGGTCGACGACCTCTCGGCCACGCCGAACAAGGTCACGACCACGGTGGCCATGGACTTCGGCCGGGTGTCGCTGGACCAGGACCTGATCCTGTACCTGTTCGGCACGCCCGGCCAGCACCGGTTCTGGTTCATGTGGGACGACCTGGTGCGCGGTGCCATCGGCGCGATCGTGCTGGTCGACACCCGCAGGCTGGCCGACGCGTTCGCCTCGATCGACTTCTTCGACGACCGGCAGCTGCCCTACGTCGTGGGCGTGAACTGCTTCGACGGGCTGCTGCACCACCGCATCGAGGACGTGCGGGAGGCGTTGACCATCGACCAGTCGGTGCCGATAGTGACGTGCGACGCGCGGAACCGGCAGTCGACCAAGCAGACGCTGATCACGCTGGTGGAGCACGCCATGCGCCAGTGGATGTCGGTGCGCGCGGGCTGA
- the moaC gene encoding cyclic pyranopterin monophosphate synthase MoaC, which produces MTQRFTHLDSGGAARMVDVSGKEPTTRTAVASGVLRTTGEVVALLGSDGLPKGDALATARVAGIMAAKRTWELVPLCHPIALSRVEVDLALGEAEVRITATVRTTDRTGVEMEALTAVSVAGLTLHDMVKAVDPAAQLDAVRVERKEGGKTGLWERP; this is translated from the coding sequence ATGACCCAGCGGTTCACCCACTTGGACAGCGGCGGCGCGGCGCGCATGGTCGACGTCTCCGGCAAGGAGCCCACTACGCGCACCGCGGTGGCCTCCGGCGTGCTGCGCACGACCGGGGAGGTGGTGGCGCTGCTCGGCAGCGACGGCCTGCCCAAGGGCGACGCGCTGGCCACCGCCCGCGTCGCCGGGATCATGGCGGCCAAGCGCACCTGGGAGCTGGTGCCGCTGTGCCACCCGATCGCGCTGTCGCGCGTGGAGGTGGACCTCGCGCTGGGCGAGGCGGAGGTGCGCATCACCGCGACCGTCCGCACCACCGACCGCACCGGCGTGGAGATGGAGGCGCTGACCGCGGTGTCGGTGGCGGGCCTGACCCTGCACGACATGGTCAAGGCGGTCGACCCGGCGGCGCAGCTCGACGCGGTCCGGGTGGAGCGCAAGGAGGGCGGCAAGACCGGTCTGTGGGAGCGCCCGTGA
- a CDS encoding MoaD/ThiS family protein, translating to MRLTVRYFAGARAAAGVADESFELPDPAPTVAAVLAAVGARHGDRVNRVLPACSFLLDGVAVRDLDTTVCPESQLDVLPPFAGG from the coding sequence GTGCGGTTGACGGTGCGGTACTTCGCGGGCGCGCGGGCGGCCGCGGGCGTGGCCGACGAGAGCTTCGAGCTGCCCGACCCGGCGCCGACGGTCGCCGCGGTGCTGGCGGCGGTGGGCGCGCGGCACGGCGACCGGGTGAACCGGGTGCTGCCCGCGTGCAGCTTCCTGCTCGACGGGGTGGCGGTGCGCGACCTCGACACGACCGTGTGCCCTGAATCACAACTGGACGTGTTGCCCCCCTTCGCCGGCGGCTGA